The window AACCCGTCATGATTTTGCCTTGGCTGATCCTGATCCCCTTCATCGGCGGCTTCCTGTGCTGGCTGGGTGAGCGCTTCGGCGCCACCCTGCCGCGCTGGATCGCGCTGCTGACCATGTCCCTTCTGCTCGGCATCGGCCTGTGGCTGTGGGGTAACGGCGACTACACCCTGGCCCCCGCTCCGGGCGCCGAGCCTGCCTGGGCCCTGGAATACAAAGTCCAGTGGATCCAGCGTTTCGGCATCAGCATCCACCTGGCCCTCGACGGCCTGTCGCTGCTGATGATCCTGCTCACCGGCCTGCTCGGTGTGCTGTCGGTACTGTGTTCCTGGAAAGAGATCCAGCGTCACGTCGGCTTCTTCCACCTCAACCTGATGTGGATCCTTGGCGGCGTGGTCGGTGTGTTCCTGGCGCTGGACCTGTTCCTGTTCTTCTTCTTCTGGGAAATGATGCTGGTGCCGATGTACTTCCTCATCGCGCTCTGGGGTCACAGCTCGTCGGACGGCAAGAAGACCCGGATCTACGCGGCGACCAAGTTCTTCATCTTCACCCAGGCCAGCGGCCTGATCATGCTGGTGGCGATCCTCGGCCTGGTGCTGGTCAACTACACCAACACCGGCGTGATCACCTTCAACTACAGCGACCTGCTCAAGGCCGAACTGCCAGCCGGTACCGAATACCTGCTGATGCTGGGCTTCTTCATCGCCTTCGCGGTGAAGCTGCCGGTGGTGCCGTTCCACTCCTGGCTGCCTGACGCTCACGCCCAGGCACCGACCGCAGGTTCCGTGGACCTGGCCGGTATCTTGCTGAAGACTGCGGCCTACGGCCTGCTGCGCTTCGCCCTGCCGCTGTTCCCGAACGCTTCGGCCGAGTTTGCGCCAATCGCCATGACCCTGGGCCTGATCGGTATCTTCTACGGTGCCTTCCTGGCCTTTGCGCAAACCGACATCAAGCGCCTGGTCGCCTTCTCCAGCGTCTCGCACATGGGCTTCGTGCTGATCGGTATCTATTCCGGCAGCCAGCAGGCCCTGCAAGGCGCGGTGATCCAGATGCTGGCCCACGGCCTGTCCGCTGCCGCGCTGTTCATCCTGGCCGGCCAGCTGTACGAGCGCTTGCACACCCGTGACATGCGCCAGATGGGTGGCCTGTGGCACCGCATCGCCTACCTGCCAGCCATCAGCCTGTTCTTCGCCGCCGCCTCCCTGGGCCTGCCCGGTACAGGCAACTTCGTCGGCGAGTTCCTGATCCTGATCGGCAGCTTCGCCAGCGTGCCTTGGATCACCGTGATCGCCACCACTGGCCTGGTGTTCGGTTCGGTGTACTCGCTGATCATGATCCACCGCGCCTACTTCGGCCCGGCCAAGACCGACACCGTGCTGGCCGGCATGGACGGACGCGAACTGATCATGGTCCTGGGTCTGGCGGTACTGCTGATCCTGCTGGGCGTGTATCCGCAGCCGTTCCTCGACACCTCTGCCGCCACCATGAGTGGTGTGCAGCAGTGGCTCGGTTCCGCTTTCACTCAACTCGCTTCGGCCCGGTAAGAGCGCTATGGAATTCACCACTCAACACTTCATCGCATTGGCGCCGATGCTGATCACCACCATCACCACGGTGGTGGTGATGCTGGCGATCGCCTGGAAGCGCAACCACTCGCAGACCTTCCTGCTGTCCACCGTGGGCCTCAACCTGGCCCTGCTGTCGATCCTGCCGGCGCTGAAGGTTGCGCCGCTGGCGGTCACCCCGCTGATCACCATCGACAAGTTCGCCTGCCTGTACATGGCGATCATCCTGGTGGCGACGCTAGCCTGCGTCACCCTTGCCCACGCCTACCTCGGTGAAGGCTCCAAGGGTTTCCCGGGCAACCGTGAAGAACTGTACCTGCTGCTGCTGATGTCGGCCCTCGGTGGCCTGGTGCTGGTCAGCGCCAACCACCTGGCCGGCCTGTTCATCGGCCTGGAGCTGCTGTCAGTACCGGTCTATGGCCTGGTAGCATATGCCTTCTTCAACAAGCGCTCGCTGGAAGCCGGCATCAAGTACATGGTGCTGTCGGCCGCAGGCTCGGCCTTCCTGCTGTTCGGCATGGCCTTGCTGTACGCCGACGCCGGCAGCCTGAGCTTCGACCAGATCGGCAAGGCCCTGGCCGCCACCAGCATGCCAAGCCTGGTGGCCCAGCTGGGCCTGGGCATGATGCTGGTCGGCCTGGCCTTCAAACTGTCGCTGGTACCGTTCCACCTGTGGACCCCGGACGTGTACGAAGGCGCCCCGGCACCGGTCGCCGCCTTCCTGGCAACCGCCAGCAAGGTTGCGGTGTTCGCCGTTGTCGTGCGTCTGTTCATGCTCTCCCCTGCTGCCAGCAGCGGCGCGCTGAGCACCGTACTGGCGGTGATTGCCGTGGCCTCGATCCTGATCGGCAACCTGCTGGCACTTACCCAGAGCAACCTCAAGCGCCTGCTCGGTTACTCGTCCATCGCCCACTTCGGTTACCTGGTCATCGCCCTGGTCGCCAGCAAGGGCCTGGCCCTGGAAGCCATGGGCGTGTACCTGGTCACCTACGTGATCACCAGCCTGGGCGCATTCGGTGTCATCACCCTGATGTCCTCGCCTTACGGCGGCCGTGACGCCGATGCATTGTACGAGTACCGCGGCCTGTTCTGGCGCCGTCCGTACCTGACTGCGGTACTGACCGTGATGATGCTGTCGCTGGCGGGTATCCCGCTGACCGCCGGCTTCATCGGCAAGTTCTACATCATTGCCACTGGCGTCGAGTCGCACCTGTGGTGGCTGGTCGGTGCCCTGGTGATCGGTAGCGCCATCGGCGTCTACTACTACCTGCGCGTCATGGTCACCCTGTACCTGGTCGAGCCGAACCTGCGTCGCCACGACGCCCCGCTGAAGTGGGAACAGCGCACCGGCGGCGTCATGCTGCTGGCCATCGCCATTCTCGCCTTCGTGCTGGGTGTGTACCCGCAACCGCTGCTGGAAATGGTCCAGCAAGCCGGCCTGCAACTGATCGGCTGATCGCCTCGGCAAAACAAGACACCCCGCTTATGCGGGGTGTTTTTTTATCTGCACGCTTTTATCCGTGAGCATGAAGGCTTATTCACCAGGATTGTCCTGGACGGCCCCCGGCAGCGCTGCCTTGCGTAAATCACCGTTGGCCGAAGGCAGGTACACTTCCGGGTTGGGCATGCCGCTGGGCGAGAGCTCATGGGTCATCTCGAACTCGGCACGCACCGACCAGCCACAGGCCTCGTTGGTGCATTGCAAATAGGCGATCCGCAGGAAAATATGACGCCCTTCACTGGTGCGTATACGCATCCGGCTGTGGCAATGCGGGCAAACCAGCTTGTATGTACTCACGGCAAGTACCTGCAAGCATTGTTCGGGCTTACCTTCTGTGAGAATAGTCGTCCGGTTTTGTCAGTATTGGCTGCATATATAGGTGTATTCTTCAGTTTGATGCTTCTCATTGCAGGAATGCTCCTTAAAACGCAGGGCTGTATTCATAACGAGTAGTTTAAGCCCATGGAATATCATTAAACCAGTCATGGATATTTGTTATGAGTACCCACGTACTTGCTTCGGTGCTGACCAGGCTGAAGCTTCTGACCGCTACGGAATCTGACGCCGAGCTGTCCAGAGCGCTCTCGATCAGCCCGCAGACATTGAGCAGCTGGAAGGTGCGCGACAGCATTCCTTATTCACTTTGCATAGACATCGCCAGGCAGTATGCATGCTCACTGGACTGGCTTCTGCTGGGTGAACCCGAACGACATCGCGCAGGCCTGGACGACGAAGGCTGGGAACAGGACATGCTCGCGCGCCTGCGCACCCTGTCGCTTGCCGATCGCCAAGCCGTTCTCCTGCTGGTTCAGGACAAGCAACGCATCCAGCAGCTGGAGCGGCAATTGAGCGCGCTGACCAGTCGCTCGCCCAATGCCGCCAGCGGCTAGCCCCGGCGGCGCCAGCGCTGGATGAGTTCACGCGGGTCCAGCGTATCCAGCCAGACCATCACCTTGAGGCTGATGGGGATCACCACCACGGCAGCCACGAACCCCGCCATGCCACGGCTCAGCAAGGGCACCAGTGACGAAACCAGCGGCTCGAACAGATGGCCAACCCCCACGGTCACGAACACCAACAAGAGTTTCTTGCCCAGCGTCAGGCGCCTGGCCGTGTTGGTGATCAAGCGGTCGCGCGCCGCACTCACCAGCAAAGCCCCCAGCAGCGCAGCGAACAGGACATTGCCATCCACGCCCAGCAACTCCACCAGCGCCGGGGCCAGGCTGTCGACAACAGATTTTTCAGTCATGGGCAGCCCCTCGGTGTGCGGCGGGCAGGTAGGCGGTCGAGCCCAGGTTACGCATGACCGCGGCTTCGACAAAGCGGATGTAGCACACCCGCAATGCACGCCCGTGGTCATGCCCGGCCACATCCTCGAGGCGCTTGTAGCCCCGTTCTCGCAACACCGCGCGCCAGCGCGCAAATTCGCGTGCCGCGTCGATGGCAGCGCAGCGTGCGGCCACTTCCAGCACAGCCTCACTGACAGGCCGCTTCAGGTTCAGGCGCTCACGCAGCCTGTCCAGTTCCACCCGTGGCCAGAAGGGGTCATGGCAATCGGCAAAACGCCGTAACCGAGGATCGTTGCCCATGCTTCACCCCCTCACTGCTCGGCCAGCATGCCGTAGCGAATGGCCTTGATCACCGCAGCCACCCGCGTGGGCACATCGAACTTGCGCAGGATGTTCGACACATGGAAGTTCACCGTCGATTCCTTGCATTCCAGGATCTGGCCAATCTCCCACGAGCTCTTTCCGTAGGCACACCACAACAGCACTTGCCGTTCACGTGGCGTCAGGCGAACCGGGGCGTCCGCCAGGGGTTGCTGCGAGTGTCGTGCGTTGTCAGTCATGTTTGAACTCCACGGGTGATTGAGCGAGGCATCGCTGCCGGTCTGCAATCACCTTACGAAGCGCAGGTCGCCCTGCTCCATCGCTGCGGCTTGTAAAGAACTTTCGTACAAAACCGTCTGACGAAGGTTGCGCGATATTTGTCGACTTTCCTCGTGCTCCAAGCGGCATTTCGCTCGTCTCAACGCCGTTGTCCATTCGCCTTTCGCCTGGAGTCGTACAATGCGTTGCGTTTTGCCCCCACCATCCTGCCTCGGCCTGCTGGCTGCTTTCGCTGCCTCCCAGCCCGCCCTGGCGGCACCTCCGGTCGAGTTGGGCCAGGTGCTGATTACCGATGAGGAGCAGAACGACCTGACTGCAGCCAGCGAACGCCTGCACGAAGTGCCGGGCGCAAGCAACCTGGTGGACATGCAGCGCGTGGGACAAGGCCGGGTTGCCAGCAACCAGGATGTACTGGCCTACCAGCCCGGGGTATTCGCCCAATCGGCGGGCAACGATGGCATCAAACTGTCGATCCGCGGTTCGGGCATCAACCGCGCACCGGGGGCCCACGGTTCCGGGGTGTACACGATGTTCGATGGCCTGCCCCTGACCGGCCCGGGCGGCACGCCCTACGAGCTGTTCGAGCCGCTGTGGCTTAGCCGTGCCGAAGTGCTGCGCGGCGCCAACGGCTTCGACCAGGGTTCCCTCGCCCTGGGCGGTGCGATCAACTACGTCACCCACACCGGCTACGACGCCGCGCCGCTGCAGGTGCGCTACGAAGTCGGCAGCCGCGGCTACCAGCATCGGCACATCAGCTCGGGGCAGGTACTGGGCAACCTCGACTACTACGTGGCCCTGACCGATTCGGAATATGACGGCTACCAGGCGCACAGCAGCGGCAGTGCCAAGGGTGTGGCGGCCAATGTCGGCTACCGCTTCAACCCGAACCTGGAAACCCGCTTCTACCTGCGCTACCGGGAAACCGAGAACGAGTTGGCCGGGCGCCTGACCAAGGAACAGATCAAGCACCACCCCCGCGCCGCGAACCCGGCCTACCTGGCCCGCGACGACAGCCGCCCGCAACCGGGCAGTACCTGGGTGGGCAACAAGACCACCTTCTACCTCGACGACGATGCGCTCCTGGAAGCTGGCCTGGTCTACCACGACTACCCGATGGACCTGCGCGAAGGCCCGATGCGCCTGAAGGTGGCCTATACCGATGTGAGCGGCACCTTGAACTACTTCCGCCGTGACACTTTGTTCGGCCACGAGAGCAAGACCACCGTCGGCTGGCGCACCACCAAACATCTGCCCAACAGCGGTGCTTCACAGTTCACCCGTAATGGCGACGTGTTCGGTGAGCGCATCCGTGACTTCACCTACCAGGGCTCGGACACCGTGCTGCATGTGGGCAATGACCTGGAGCTGGTACCGAACCTGTGGCTGACCACTGGCCTGGCGATGATCTATACCCGCCGTGAAAGTGATGTCACTTACCACCCTGCCGGGGGCGGCAAAGTGAGCCAGCATGACTGGGACTATGCACCACGCCTGGGGCTGCGCTATGACATCAGCCCGGACTTGCAGGTGTACGGCAACCTGAGCCGCTCGGTCGAACCACCCCATCCCTGGGCCCTGATCTGGAGTGCGCCCACAGCCAACCAACCGATCGAGATGCAAAACCAGACGGCCACCACACTGGAAATGGGTGCACGCGGCGAATCGGCATTGGGGCATTGGGACCTGGCGTGGTACTACTCGCAGGTTCGCCATGAATTGCTGGCGGTTGAGATCGTGCAAGGCGCTCCGGCCAAGGAATTCAACGCCAGCGCCACCGTGCACCAGGGCGTGGAAGCCGGCCTCGACAGTACCCTGTGGGAACGCGCCGGTACTGGCAGGCTGAGTTTGCGCCAGGCCTACACCTTCAGTGACTTCCACTACCGCGATGACGACAAGTTCGGCGATAACCGCCTGCCGGGCATCCCCATGCACTACTACCAGGCCGAGTTGCGCTATGACTGGCCGAGCGGTTTCTACGCCGGGGTGAACACGCAGATGGCGTCGAAGGTGCAGGTGGACTACGCCAACAGTTACCACGCCGATGAATATGCCTTGCTCGGCGCACGCCTGGGCTGGGATTCACCGAAGCAGGACTGGCAGACCTGGCTGGACCTGCGCAACCTGACCAACAAGCGTTATGCGGCGACGGTGACACCTGGCTACAACGATGCCGGAAAGGATGAGGCCCGTTCGACGCCAGGCGAAGGCTTTGGCGTGTATGCCGGGGTTTCCTACAGCTTCCGCTAGAACATGCCGCGCTCCGCTTCTGTAGGAGCAGCCTTGTGCTGCGAAGAGGCCGGTACAGATCCTATTGATGTGTGATTTGTACCGGCCTCTTCGCAGCACAAGGCTGCTCCTACAAAGAGACCGTCCATTCAACGATCGCGAATCAAACCGCCCTGTTCAACTTCACCCAGGAAGCGAACTTGTCAATAAACGCCTGCAAGAACGGCCGGGTCTTGTCATTGAGCTTGCCCGAATCCTCGAACAGGCTAGCCGCGCCGCCAATGTAGGCCTCGGGCATCTGCATGCACGGCATGTCCAGAAACACCAGCGACTGGCGCACGGCATGGTTGGCGCCGAAGCCACCAATGGCCCCCGGCGACACACTGGCCACCGCCGCCGGCTTGCCACTCCAGGCGCTTTGCCCGTAGGGCCGCGAGCCTACATCGATGGCATTCTTCAGGCCGCCAGGCACCGAGCGGTTGTACTCCGGGGTAACGAACAACACCGCATCACTGCGGCGGATCTCGTCGCGAAAACGCTTCCACGCGTCCGGCGCGTCGGCCTCGATATCCTCGTTGTACAACGGCAGATCACCAATCTCCACGATCTTCAGGGCAAGGCTGGACGGCGCCAGCTCCGAGAGTGCGCGGGCGACCTTGCGGTTGTAGGAGTCCTTGCGCAAGCTACCGACGACCACCGCTACCGAATACACCTGGCTCATGGCAATTTCCAACCTCTGCTGGGTAAAGGGACGTTGTAGTTATAGATGACCGTTCCTCGGCGCCTTGGTTTTTTTTCCACGGGGCGAAAACTTCCGACGCTGTTACACGGTCTATGCCTGCAGACATTTCCCACGTAATTCAGAGGT of the Pseudomonas asiatica genome contains:
- the nuoM gene encoding NADH-quinone oxidoreductase subunit M, with amino-acid sequence MILPWLILIPFIGGFLCWLGERFGATLPRWIALLTMSLLLGIGLWLWGNGDYTLAPAPGAEPAWALEYKVQWIQRFGISIHLALDGLSLLMILLTGLLGVLSVLCSWKEIQRHVGFFHLNLMWILGGVVGVFLALDLFLFFFFWEMMLVPMYFLIALWGHSSSDGKKTRIYAATKFFIFTQASGLIMLVAILGLVLVNYTNTGVITFNYSDLLKAELPAGTEYLLMLGFFIAFAVKLPVVPFHSWLPDAHAQAPTAGSVDLAGILLKTAAYGLLRFALPLFPNASAEFAPIAMTLGLIGIFYGAFLAFAQTDIKRLVAFSSVSHMGFVLIGIYSGSQQALQGAVIQMLAHGLSAAALFILAGQLYERLHTRDMRQMGGLWHRIAYLPAISLFFAAASLGLPGTGNFVGEFLILIGSFASVPWITVIATTGLVFGSVYSLIMIHRAYFGPAKTDTVLAGMDGRELIMVLGLAVLLILLGVYPQPFLDTSAATMSGVQQWLGSAFTQLASAR
- the nuoN gene encoding NADH-quinone oxidoreductase subunit NuoN, translated to MEFTTQHFIALAPMLITTITTVVVMLAIAWKRNHSQTFLLSTVGLNLALLSILPALKVAPLAVTPLITIDKFACLYMAIILVATLACVTLAHAYLGEGSKGFPGNREELYLLLLMSALGGLVLVSANHLAGLFIGLELLSVPVYGLVAYAFFNKRSLEAGIKYMVLSAAGSAFLLFGMALLYADAGSLSFDQIGKALAATSMPSLVAQLGLGMMLVGLAFKLSLVPFHLWTPDVYEGAPAPVAAFLATASKVAVFAVVVRLFMLSPAASSGALSTVLAVIAVASILIGNLLALTQSNLKRLLGYSSIAHFGYLVIALVASKGLALEAMGVYLVTYVITSLGAFGVITLMSSPYGGRDADALYEYRGLFWRRPYLTAVLTVMMLSLAGIPLTAGFIGKFYIIATGVESHLWWLVGALVIGSAIGVYYYLRVMVTLYLVEPNLRRHDAPLKWEQRTGGVMLLAIAILAFVLGVYPQPLLEMVQQAGLQLIG
- a CDS encoding Ogr/Delta-like zinc finger protein, translating into MSTYKLVCPHCHSRMRIRTSEGRHIFLRIAYLQCTNEACGWSVRAEFEMTHELSPSGMPNPEVYLPSANGDLRKAALPGAVQDNPGE
- a CDS encoding helix-turn-helix domain-containing protein, with amino-acid sequence MSTHVLASVLTRLKLLTATESDAELSRALSISPQTLSSWKVRDSIPYSLCIDIARQYACSLDWLLLGEPERHRAGLDDEGWEQDMLARLRTLSLADRQAVLLLVQDKQRIQQLERQLSALTSRSPNAASG
- a CDS encoding head completion/stabilization protein, producing MGNDPRLRRFADCHDPFWPRVELDRLRERLNLKRPVSEAVLEVAARCAAIDAAREFARWRAVLRERGYKRLEDVAGHDHGRALRVCYIRFVEAAVMRNLGSTAYLPAAHRGAAHD
- a CDS encoding helix-turn-helix domain-containing protein, translated to MTDNARHSQQPLADAPVRLTPRERQVLLWCAYGKSSWEIGQILECKESTVNFHVSNILRKFDVPTRVAAVIKAIRYGMLAEQ
- a CDS encoding TonB-dependent receptor family protein; the encoded protein is MRCVLPPPSCLGLLAAFAASQPALAAPPVELGQVLITDEEQNDLTAASERLHEVPGASNLVDMQRVGQGRVASNQDVLAYQPGVFAQSAGNDGIKLSIRGSGINRAPGAHGSGVYTMFDGLPLTGPGGTPYELFEPLWLSRAEVLRGANGFDQGSLALGGAINYVTHTGYDAAPLQVRYEVGSRGYQHRHISSGQVLGNLDYYVALTDSEYDGYQAHSSGSAKGVAANVGYRFNPNLETRFYLRYRETENELAGRLTKEQIKHHPRAANPAYLARDDSRPQPGSTWVGNKTTFYLDDDALLEAGLVYHDYPMDLREGPMRLKVAYTDVSGTLNYFRRDTLFGHESKTTVGWRTTKHLPNSGASQFTRNGDVFGERIRDFTYQGSDTVLHVGNDLELVPNLWLTTGLAMIYTRRESDVTYHPAGGGKVSQHDWDYAPRLGLRYDISPDLQVYGNLSRSVEPPHPWALIWSAPTANQPIEMQNQTATTLEMGARGESALGHWDLAWYYSQVRHELLAVEIVQGAPAKEFNASATVHQGVEAGLDSTLWERAGTGRLSLRQAYTFSDFHYRDDDKFGDNRLPGIPMHYYQAELRYDWPSGFYAGVNTQMASKVQVDYANSYHADEYALLGARLGWDSPKQDWQTWLDLRNLTNKRYAATVTPGYNDAGKDEARSTPGEGFGVYAGVSYSFR
- the chrR gene encoding class I chromate reductase ChrR (Pseudomonas putida), with product MSQVYSVAVVVGSLRKDSYNRKVARALSELAPSSLALKIVEIGDLPLYNEDIEADAPDAWKRFRDEIRRSDAVLFVTPEYNRSVPGGLKNAIDVGSRPYGQSAWSGKPAAVASVSPGAIGGFGANHAVRQSLVFLDMPCMQMPEAYIGGAASLFEDSGKLNDKTRPFLQAFIDKFASWVKLNRAV